The window ATGCCCTGTCCTGGCAGGTGATCCGCACCCGCCAAGCGGGTATTTTCGACCCCCGGCCCAGTTATCGCTCGCACCTGCGCCACAACGCCTCCTATCCCTCGCCCCTGCGCTCCCTGGCGGCGGCTCCGGTCATCGAGCGTACCGATGTGATCGGGGTGCTGCTCGTCGGCAGCGTCGCAGAGGGGGCTTACAGCGATGCCGAGCTGCGTTTCGTGCAGCATCTGGCCGACCAGTTGGCGATCAGCATCAAGAACGCCCATCTTTACAAGCAGGTATTTCGCGCCAAGAAAGAGTGGGAAGAAACTTTCAAGGCGGTGACCGATCCCATCGTGCTCATCGATACGGATTATAATCTGCTGTTGCACAATGACCGCCTGCCCGAGGAAATGAGGGAGAACTGGTTGCGCAGCGAGAGCGACAAATGCCATCAACGCCTTTACGGTTTGTCCCATCCTTGCAGCGAATGCCCTGTCGAAGAGGTCAAGCGTCGGCACCAGCCTGTTCATCATCGGACTCAGACCAAATCCGGCCTGCTCTTTGACATCTCTTACTATCCGGTGTTCAATGAGGAGGGGCAGGTGGTGGCTATCACCGTGTTCATGAAGGACGTGACCGAAAAGACCAAAATGGAGGTGCGCCTGGTTCAATCGGCCAAACTGGCGGCCATTGGTGAAATGGCCGCGGGCGTGGCCCACGAGCTTAACAGCCCCATGACGGTGATCATCGGCACCGCCCAGATGCTGGCGCGCGATTTCGATGGCCGGGACGCCGAGCGCGAGGCCCTGGGCGATATCATGCATTGCGGGCTGCGCTGCAAGCGCATCATTCAGAATCTGCTGACCTACTCCCGCCAGGATCAGGCGCCCATGGCGGAAACGGATCTCAATGCCGAGGCGCGTCGGGTGCTGAGTCTTATCAAGTACCAGATCAATCGCAGCCA of the Geoalkalibacter ferrihydriticus DSM 17813 genome contains:
- a CDS encoding ATP-binding protein, with the protein product MDEKNTLIEQLTGVNSSKLNYYLELKQRNAEILKQNSRLEILQQLTRDMNIDLSLEDILERAFAKLPQALPCDFLGLATLVKDQLVLKSMVPKDFMEAGVLPEHALSWQVIRTRQAGIFDPRPSYRSHLRHNASYPSPLRSLAAAPVIERTDVIGVLLVGSVAEGAYSDAELRFVQHLADQLAISIKNAHLYKQVFRAKKEWEETFKAVTDPIVLIDTDYNLLLHNDRLPEEMRENWLRSESDKCHQRLYGLSHPCSECPVEEVKRRHQPVHHRTQTKSGLLFDISYYPVFNEEGQVVAITVFMKDVTEKTKMEVRLVQSAKLAAIGEMAAGVAHELNSPMTVIIGTAQMLARDFDGRDAEREALGDIMHCGLRCKRIIQNLLTYSRQDQAPMAETDLNAEARRVLSLIKYQINRSQIRIVEDLDPALPRIAANGQQIQQVLTNFLVNARDALNGSEDREKTIIVASRMVEKEGRHWVVVSVRDNGVGIEPENLQKIFTPFYTSKEASKGTGLGLSVSLGIAETHHGRIEVESRPGEGSTFSLLLPAD